From the genome of Myxococcales bacterium:
GGAGGCCGTGGGGGAGGGCGTGACGGGCTTCGCGGTGGGCGACCGCATTGCGTATGCGGGTGGGCCCCTCGGCGCCTACGCCGACGTGCGCCTGCTACCGGCTGAGCGGGCCATCAAAATCCCCCCCGAGATCGCCGACGACACGGCGGCGGCGATGATGCTCAAGGGCATGACCGCACAGTATCTGCTCCGTCAAACCTACCGCGTGCAGCCCGGCGACTTCGTGCTCTTCCATGCCGCCGCAGGGGGCGTGGGTCTCATCGCTTGCCAGTGGGCAAAGCATCTGGGTGCTACGGTCATCGGAACGGTGGGCTCGGCCGTCAAGGCCGACGTGGCGCGGGCGCATGGGTGTGACCACGTGATCGACTACACCCAGGAGAACTTCGTCGCGAGAGTTGCCGAGGTCACCGGCGGCAAGAAGGTCTCCGTGGTCTACGACGGTGTGGGCCGCTCGACCTTCGAGGGCTCGCTCGATTGTCTGCGCCCTCGCGGCATGATGGTGCTCTTCGGTCAGTCGTCAGGGAAGGTGCCTCCGGTCGACCTGGGCGTGATTGCTGCCAAGGGTTCGCTCTTCGTGACGCGTCCGTCGCTCTTTGCCTATACGTCGACACGCGCAGAGCTGGAAGCCTGCGCAGGCGAGCTCATCGAGGTGGTACGCCAAGGCGCGGTGACGATTCCCGTGGGCGCCCGGCGCGCCCTGTCCGATGTGGCGGCGGCTCACGAGGCCCTGGAAGCGCGCCTGACCACGGGCGCTACGGTGTTGACCCCGTGAACGCTCGGGCGCTCCGGGGTCTCTGTCCCGTGCCCGCCCTCGTGCTCTTGGGGTGTGTGGGGACCGGCCCGAACCTCGAGGGGCTCGGCCACTCGCCCCAGGCCGAGAGGGCCAAGGCTCTGGATCCTGCGTTCGCCACACCTCCGCCGGATGCGGAGAGGTTCGCCTCGGGGGTGGCGAAAACAACCTTGCGGCCCGGTACGGGCACCCTCATGCCGGATCCGGGTAGCCTCGTGCGCGTGGAGTTCGAGGGCTTCCGGGCCAATGGCACGCTCTTCGATTCCTCGAAGCGCAAGGGCAAGCCGCAGATCTTCGAGCTTTCCGAGACCGTGCGTGGCCTCTCGGAGGCGCTCACCCACATGGTGGAAGGGGAGGTTGCGCGCTTTTGGATTCCCGGGCACCTGGCCTACGGCGACAAACCCGAAGATCCCCGTCTGCCCGCCGGGCCGCTGGTCTTCGAGCTCGAGCTGCTCAAGATCGTGCGTCGCTGAGCGCGGGGTCTAGCGACCCCGTGAGGGGGCCGCAGCCGTTCGGTAGAGCAGGGCGGCCACGAGCCCCAGGCTCGCGAGCACGAACCAGGCGCCCCGCGGGGAGATCGTCTCCAGCAGGAAGACGCCGAGCACGGGGCCCAAGGTCTGAGCCGCACCCTGAAACAGGCCGAACACGCCCGTGTACCGGGCCACCTTGTCAGGCGGGGCCAACGCCGTCACTCTGGCCTGCTGCGCAGGCGCCGTCAGGATCTCGCACAACGTGATGAGTCCCACGCAGGCCAGCAGGGACAGGTAGTTCCACGCCAGTCCACACGCGGCGAACGCCACCATGTAGCCGACCGAGCCGATCACGAGCGCCTTGGCCGTTCCCCAGCGCCGAATCAGGCGCACGGTGGGCATCTGCAGCAGCACGACGAAGATGGCGTTGAGTGTGAACAGCGTGCCAACCTGGGCGCGCCCGAGGCCCACGTACTTCGCCGCAAAGACCGACATCATGTGATACATCTGCGTTTGCAGCATGAAATAGGCGAGCGACGCCATCAGGAAGCGCAGGAACACGGGGTCGCCCCCCGAACTCAGCACCTCGAAGAGCTTGGGCGTCTGCCGAGGGGCCTCGGGGCGGGTCTCGGGAATCAAAAAGGCAATCGCTGGCGCCAGCAACGTGAAAGGCGCGCACACGTAAAAAAGGGTCGAGAACTCGGCGTCAGCTGCCAACGTGGCCACGAGAGGACCCGCCACCCACCCCAGGCTGCTGCCCACGCGGTGAAACGAAAAAGCGGCCACACGTTCTTCCCGCGAACTGAGCGAAGCCACCACGGCCCACGCCACCGGGTCGTAGAACCCGCGCAGCGCCCCGTTGAGCACCGCCAAGACCCCAATCACGGCAAACGAAGCCTGCTGGCCAATGGCATAACCCAGCACCGCCAAATTCACGGAGCGCACCACCATGCCCCAGACCAGCACGGGGCGGCGCCCCAGCTTGTCGGCCAGGTGCCCCGCCAGCCACTGCATGGCCGCGCAGCCGGCGCTCGACAGGGCCCACAGACCCCCGATACGCAGCACGGACACCCCGCGATCGACCGCCAGGTGCATGGCCAAAAACGGCATGACCACGGCGAAGCCCGCGGTGACGATGAACCGCACCGCGGCCAAGAGCCAGATGCGCGCATCGAGGTCGGGGATTTGCAGAACCGGCGCGACCGCAGCGGGTATGGTGACGCGCCGAACGGGAAGGGCCTTCGGCGTGGGGGGCGTGGGCTCGCGGAGCGTTTCGGGCGCACGCGCAGGCCGAGCCTGAGGCTCGAGCGGCTTGGCGCCAGACGCGGTCACACTCACAGGCGCATCATCGGCAGATGATGCATCTGCCTTGATCGCCGCGCGCGTGGCCCCGCGGGTGGGGGAACCGTCAGCGAATCCTTGCGTTCAACCGTAGCGCTTCACTTCGACGTACGACTTGGCCTCGGCGTCCCAGGCGAACTGCACCGCGCCCTCGACGCCGTGGGCCTGCGCGTCGATGACCAGGTACTCCACCGGGTAGGCGGGCTCGTCGCCCATGCGGGCAGCGGCTTGGTCGGTGTCGCTGAAGTAGGCACCCACGTTCGCGTGGGAGTGGTAGATGATCTTGGCAGGCTCGTCGCCCCGAAGGCTTTTTTGTAGCTTGAAGATGTCACCGGCGTCGAAGTTGTAGGCGGTGCGGGCGTCGCGTGGGAACTGCGCGGGATCCTCGGCGTGCAGCTCGTCTTGGATGTTGCGGCAGGCCTGGGCCCGGGTGGCAAGGTCGCTGTCCTTGGGCCCAAAGACGATCCCACAGCATTCCTTTGGATAGTCCCGTCGTGCGTGCGCGTAGAGAAGGGCGAGGGCTTCGGGGGTGATCGTGGGGTGCTTCGACATGGGGGCTCGTGGCGGTTCAGCGGTTGCGTTCACGCGGCTCGACAGGTGCCTCGAAGTAGCGATCGGCGCGGTCGGGAAACACTGTCACGATGACACCGGGCTGGCCTTTACGGGCAAGGGCTTGGGCAAGGCGAACGGCCCCGGCCAGGGCCGCCCCCGAAGAGTGCCCCGCCAGGATGCCCGCCTCCGCGCCGAGCCGCTCGCTCACGTCCCAGGCCTCGTCGGTAGGCATCGGCAGCACGCCCGTGAGCTCGTCCGGGTGGTAGATGCCGGGCACAATCGAGCTGGCCATGTGTTTGAGCCCCTCGAGTCCGTGAAGCGCATCGTCAGGTTCGACGGCCCAGATCTCCACGGCAGGGTTGTGGGCCCGCAGACCGCGCCCGGTGCCCATGATCGTGCCGCTCGTGCCGATGCCCGCCACGAAATGGGTCACGCGCCCCTCGGTCTGTTCCCAGATCTCCTGCGCCGTGGTCAGCTGGTGGCCGCGCGGGTTCGATTCGTTCGCGTACTGGTCCGGATAAAAGTACCGGCCCGGCGTGTCTTCGACGAGCTTGCGGCACAGCCGAATGGCACCATCCGAGCCCTCGAGCTCGGAAGAGAACACCAGCTGCGTGCCGTAGGCCTGGGTGATCTTCTTGCGCGCCCACGACACGTTGCCTGGAAGCACCAGCGTCACCTCGAACCCCAGCGCGGCGCCGATGAGTGAGTAAGCGATGCCGGTATTGCCCGACGAGGCGTCGATGAGGCTTCTGTCCGGTGTGAGGCGGCCCGCGGCGAACGCATCGCGAATCATCTGGCCCGCCGCGCGGTCCTTGACGGAGCCCCCCGGGTTCATGAACTCGCACTTGGCCCAGATCTCCACGCCGGGAAAAGGCGCATCGAACGCCGAGAGCCGCACGAGGGGTGTACGGCCGATGAGCTTCGTAATGTCGTCGGCCACACGTGCCCGCGCGCGGGCGACGGGCTCGGGCTCGGAAGCATAGTCGTCGTCGTGCAAGGCGGGTTGCGAAACGGCGGTCGCGGTGCTCATGGCTATGCGGGCTCGGTGGGAGGGTTCGGGGGCCAGGGAATGTTCTGGGTCACGGGCGGCGCATTGAAGGGCGCCAACGGCAGACGAAGGTGGCGCATCACGCCGGTGGCTGTCGCGGCTTCGTCTCCCGGAGGCCTGCCTGCCAGGACCCACAGGGCTTCGGCCGCTGCCAGCGTGCCAGCGAGCACGGCGCCGCTTTGGTCAGGGGTGTCGGGGGACGAGACCGAAGGCGGCGGCACACTCGGCGCCTGCGCGCCAGACGGACCTGCAGGACGCAGGGAGAGGAGGTCGAGGGGCGTGTCGCTGTCGCGGCTTGGCGCCCTTGCCACCACGGCGGGCATGCCGAGGTCGCGGCATGCGAGCACGAAGGCGTCGTCCTCGAAATCTGCGCGCACACCTACTGAGATGCCGCCGAGAGCGATTTGCCACGCCGTGCCTGTCAGCGGGCGGGGCACGAGGGTGAAGTGGGCTTGCGGCAAAGCCTGGCGCAAGGCCTCGACGAGGCGAAGTGCGGCAGGGGTTGCCCCGTTGGCGTCGGGCCCGTCAGCCACCACCGCAAAGCGCGTGACACCAGCGAAGCCGAGGTAAAGCGCCGCGGTCTCGAGCGCCAATGACGCCCCCTGTGGCTCCCCGTGGCGCGCAAGCACCAACAGGACCGTCGCACGCAGGAAGCGTTCCTGTCCTTCGGGCCCTATCTCGGGGAGCGCCACGTGCCGGGCGTAGCGGCGCGCTTCGGCGGGGTTCATGGGCACACTTGCCGCCCCCGCCTCTCCGCCGAGGGAGGGAGCGGGGCGCGTGAGGGCGTCTTTAGCAGCCGCCCGCGATCGCGGGAACGATGGAGATCTCGTCGGCGTCGTTGACGGGGGTCTCCAGGTTCTGCATGAAACGGATGTCTTCGTCGTTCGCGAAGATGTTCACGAAGCGGCGCACCTTGCCCTGATCGTCGCAGATGCGCTCTTTGATGCCGGGGTACTGAGTTTCCAGGTTGCTCAGCACCTCGCCAATGTTGGCGCCGCCGGCCTGGACCTCTTCGAGGCCGTTGGTGAGTTTGCGCAGCGGGGTGGGAATGCGGACGGTGGGCATGAACGCGGTCTCCTTTTCGGCAGGTCGGTCTGGTTAGGCAGTTGCCATCGAGGGGTTATGAGAGGTACCCGGTGAACGTGCCACTGCCGACGAGTTGGTCGAAGTCGGTGAGTTTGGGGCCAATCAAGCTGGGCTTGCGCACCCGCTCGACCAGGGGGTCTTGCGTCTTGAGGCCCTGGCCCGTGATGCAGATGACCACGGGTCCATCGTCGGCCCCGATCCGCCCCTGCTCCACCAGCTTCTTCGCCGCGCCCAGGGTGACCCCCCCGGCCGTCTCGGTGAAGATGCCTTCGTGTTCGGCCAGCGCCAGGATGGCATCGCAGATGTCGTCGTCGTTCGGTAAGGCGGCGAAGCCCCCCGAGCCCAACATCGTTTGGCGGGCGTAGATGCCGTCTGCCGGGTTTCCGATGGCCAGGCTCTTTGCGATCGTCTGTGGGGTCTTCACGGGCTTCACGAAGTCGCGATCCTCGACCACCATCGAAGCGATGGGGCCACAGCCCGCGGCCTGCGCGCCGTGAATCTTCGTCGAGCCCCGGGCTTCGACGAGGCCCAGCTTCGTGAACTCCTTGAAAGACTTGTCGATCTTCGTGATGAGAGAGCCGCCTGCCATGGGCACCACGACGTGGGCTGGCAGTTTCCATCCGAGCTGCTCGGCGATTTCGTAGCCGAAGGCCTTGGAGCCCTCGGCGTAGAACGGACGCAGGTTCACGTTGACGAACCCCCACCCGTACTTACCGGCGATCTCCGAGCAGAGCCGGTTGACGTCGTCGTAGGTGCCGCTGACCCCGACGACCCGCGCGCCGTAGACGCTCGTGGCCAACACCTTGGCGGGTTCCAGGTCGTGAGGGATCAGAATGACGGCGGGCATGCCCACAGAGGCTGCCTGCGACGCGGTGGCATTGGCCAGGTTGCCCGTGCTCGCGCAGGCCACCACCTTGATGCCGAACTCGCGGGCCTTGCTGATGGCCACGGACACCACGCGGTCCTTGAAGGAGAGGGTGGGGTAGCTGACGGAGTCGTTCTTGAGCCACAGCTCTTTGACGCCCAGCCAAGCGGCGAGCCGGTTGGCCTTCACGAGCGGCGTCATGCCCGTCTGCGCCCCCACGGTGGGCGGACCATCGATGGGCAAAAGCTCGGCGTAGCGCCACATGGAGGGCGCGCGGCTCTCGATCGTCTTGCGCGTCAGCGCACGGCCGATGGCCTCGTAGTCGTAGGCGATCTCGAGTGGTCCGAAGCAGTATTCACAGACGTGAACGGGCTGCTTTGGGTATTCGTTGCCGCACTCGCGGCACTTCATGCTCTTGACGAACGACGCTTCGCTTTGGTTTTGGACGGACGCAACGGTCATAAAGCGGCTCTCCACTCAATCTTCACGGTGTGTTTCGGACCTGCACGCCGAGGGGCCGTATGCCCCGGCGTCGAGTTGGGTGATCGGGACCGGGGGCGCCTCACCACACACCCCGCATGTGGGGTTGGGTCGAAATGTGATACTGCGCATGGTCATCGCGGGCGAATCATAGCGGACAAGTCGGCCTGAAAAGGCAGGAGTCTTACCACAAAGTAGGCGAATCGCCTCGTGCGCCTGCAGGGCTCCGATGACACCAGGCACGGGCCCCAGCACCCCCGCCTCGTTGCAGCTGACGGCTTCAGCACCCTGGGGGGGCAAGTCCTCGAACAGACAGCGGTAGCAAGGGCGGCCTCCGGCAGGAACGGTGACGAGCTGGCCCATCGTTCCCACCGCGGCCCCGTGCACCAGGGGGCGCCCCGCCAGCACGGCGGCGTCGTTGACGAGAAACTTGGTCTCCAGGTTGTCGGAGCCGTCCAGGATGACCTGGTGGGCCGTGAAGAGGCTGAGGGCGTTGTCCACGGTGAGGCGGGTCTCGAGGCCTCTGACCTTCGTCGCCGGGAATCGCCGCGCCAAGGTGGCCGTCAGGGACTCCACTTTGGGCCGTCCCACGAACTCGTCCCGGTGAAGCACTTGGCGGTGCAGGTTCGACTCGTCCACCACGTCGTCGTCGAGCACGGTAAGCGTTTCGATGCCTGCGGCTGCCAACGCGAGCACCGCCCCGCAGCCAAGCCCCCCCGCACCTACGATCAGGACCTGCCCCGAGGGCATCGATGTGGCGATCCGTGGTCCGGAGGCGCTCATGAGCGCGGCCTTCAGGGCGTGCGCGGCTCGTGAGGAGCCAGGTCGGGGTACTGACGGGCGAAGGCTTCGTCCGTGCTGAAGTAGCGCTCACCCGTGTCACACAGAACGGTGACGACCGTCTTGCCAGGGCCGAGAGCGGCCGCGACGTCGAGCGCCACCTTGACCGCGGCGCCTGCCGAAACACCCACCAGGAGGCCTTCTCGGCGCGCCAGGTCCAGCTTGGTTCGTTGGGCGTCGTGCTCGGAGACCGTGCGAATCTCGGACAGAAGCGCCCGATCCAGGATGTCGGGAACGAAACCGGCACCGATGCCGTCGAGCCGATGCTCGCCCGGTGTTCCCCCGGAGAGCACCGCGCTTCGTTCGGGTTCCACGGCGATGAGCGCCACGGCCGGGTTGACATGCCGGAGGGCTTGGCCCACCCCGGTGATGGTTCCCCCCGTGCCCACGCCCGCAACGAAGGCGTCGGGGCGGCGCCCGTCGAAGGCCTCGAGCTGCGCGAGGATCTCGGGCCCCGTGGTCCGCCGGTGGGCCGCCGGGTTCGCCGGGTTCTTGAATTGTTGCAGCATCACGAAGCCAGGGTTTTCCTGGCAAAGTTCCGTGGCCTTTTGAACCGCCCCCTTCATGATCTCCGCGGCGGGGGTCAGGTAGAGCTCGGCCCCATAGGCCTTGAGTAGCATGCGCCGCTCGAGCGACATGTTGTCCGGCATCGTCAAGATGAGCCGGTACCCCTTCACGGCGGAGACGAGCGCCAAGCCCACCCCCGTGTTTCCCGAGGTGGGCTCGACGATCACCGATTGGCCTGGGATCAAACGCCCTTCGCGTTCCGCGGTTTCGATCATCGAGAGCGCCACGCGGTCCTTCACCGAGCCGCCCGGGTTGAAGTGCTCACACTTGGCGAACAGATCAGCCGAGCCGGGACGCGGCAGGTTGCGCAGGCGCACGAGGGGCGTGCCGCCGATGAGCGACAGCATGTTCTTCACCACGGGCAGGTCGGGCCGGGAAAGCGTCACGGGCGTTCTCCGATGTCCACGATACTGCATGCGTTGATCGGGTCGAGCCCCAAACGCTCGGCTTCGGCGATCAGGGCGTCGCTTTCGGCGCCTGGGTTCACCCAAAACTCGCGGGGCGCGAGCGCCCGAACGGCAGGCAACAAGCCAAGGCCCACGTGGGGCGGCACGTAGAACGACACCCTGTCGACAGGGCCGGTCACGTCCTCGAGGCGGGGCCTCACAGCGAGGCCGGCGATCGTGGTTTCGTGAGGGTTGATGGGGATGACCGTCCACCCTTTTTTTGCGTACGCGCGCACCGCGCGGTGTCCGAACTTGTTCGGATCGGACGAGGCACCCACGATGACCACGGTTGGCATGGCGGGTTCCCGGGCTAGGAGGAGAGTTCCTCGGCGGCAGCCGAGCGGCCGCATTCAGAGCATCGACCGTTCTCACCGATGACCCCCACGCACGCTCCGTCGGGGCAGAGGCGGCGGTGCGGATCGAAGCCGTCGTTCGTGGCTTCCTGTACGGCTGACGGGGCGTCTTCGGGCGGCGAATCAGCCACGGGCTCGGCCGCCGTGACCATATCGAACACGGGCACGTCGTGGGGGCCCCACACCTTCCCGCACGCGGAGCAGCGGTTACCGGCATCGAGGAGGCCCGTGCAGGCGCCATCCGGGCACAACCTCCGGGCCGTGGGGTCGAACGGTGTTTCGTCTTCAGTGGTCATGGGCATGCAAACGGAGGTGACTCCAAGGCATATAAAGGCGCATCGCTCATGTCCACCCTGCTCGCCCCGCCGTGGGGGAGGTGCGGCTCCCTTGGCCTGGTCGCTGCGGGGGCAGGGGCCTCACTCTTCGAGCGGTCCCACGCGCGTGCGCACGTCGCGCACCAGGGTCTCACCGAGCTCCACGCTCATGCGTTCCATGAGCGTGCGCTTGAGCAGCGACAGCTCCTGAGCCAGCGCCGAACTTTCGAGCCGCACGATCAGGGTGCCGTCTTTGAGGCGCTCCGGGCGGGACTGCCTTGCCAAGAGAGGGCCGGCGGCCTTGTCGTACGCCATGAAAACCCGCTGTTCCACGCCTCGGCCAGCGCCGCCCATCCGTTGCACGACTTCGGGCAGGAGGTCGGCGAAGCTCTGGGGCGCAGGCATGTGGGGGCGGCGCGGGCCTCGCTTCGTCACGCCTCGCTCATACGTCCGGTCGACCTGGGACGCAAGCGCCGCGCCTCGGGGGCGGCACGATTGGTACCCCCGGGTGAATCGGCTATCATCCGCCCCATGGCGCACACCAAGGTTTCCACCACGGCAGCTCCTGCGGCCATCGGGCCCTACGTCCAGGCCAAGGTCGCGAGGGGGCAGCGCTTCGTGTTCTGTTCGGGACAGATTCCCCTCGATCCGGCCACGGGCGCGTTCGTGGGCGACGGCGATGTGGTGGTGCAGACGCACCGGGTAATGAAGAACCTCGAGGCGGTCTTGGCGGCCGCAGGCGTGAGTTGGGCCGAGGTGGTCAAAACCACCATTTTTCTCGTCGACATGGGAGATTTTGCTGCGGTCAACGAGGTCTACGCTTCGTACGTCGGGGCCGAGCCGCCCGCCCGCGCGACCGTTGCCGTGGCCGCGCTGCCCAAGGGGGCCCGGGTCGAGATCGAAGCCCTGGCCGTCGCCGATTGAAGGTCGGCGGCGCGTCGGGAGAATCCAGCTTGCCATCGCTGCGCGCTCCGATGGGGGCAAACCCTCGGTGCCTCTCGTACCTCCTGTTCGTGGCGGTGGGGACCAGTGTGTCCCTGGGCGCCTGCCGCCGGGCCCCCCCCACAGACGCTGCGTCTCCTGCCGAAGCCGGGACCGCACGTTTGTCGGGGAGGGTGTCTGCCGAGGGGCTCGACGCGCGCCTCCGCGTCACGGTGCAGCTGCGTCGGGGGGATGAGGTTGAGCCACCCGTGGCCGAGGCCACGCGGGTGGGCCCAGGGCCCTTCGCTTTCCCCGACTTGCCCCCGGGAGACTACGTTCTCAGCGCGTCCGCCGAGGGACGGGCGGGGGCCGTCGTCCCACTCTCACTTCGGGCGGGTGAACGGGTAGGCGCGGTCCTGGTGCTCCGTCCTGCGGTCACGCTCGAGGGCGTCGTGGTGGACCGGCGAGGCCGTCCCGTGCCGGGTGCGCTGGTGCTGCTGTGGCGAGGGGCCGCGGCCGGGCACGGCAGCCAGGAGACGGTCACCGACGAGGCGGGGCGCTTTTCGGTGCCGGGCCTCGCGCCAGGCACCGTCTCTCTCCTCATCCAGGCCCCGGGGATTGGGTCCGTCATGTGGGAGGCCCTGGCCCTGCCGTCGCGGGCCCTCTCCGTGCAACTCGAGGGGCAAGGGCTGACCCTTGCGGGGCGCCTGGTTTCGCCCGCGGGCGCCGCGGAGCCCTTCGGGCAGGTGGTGGTCCGTCTCGGGGGCGCGGGGGCGCGTCACGTGCGGAGCGCAAGACCCGACGCCGAGGGGCGCTTTGCCTTCCATGGACTCGGCCCGGGTGACTACGTCCTGCGCGCTGGGGGTCTATCCACGGCGTCGGCGCCCCGGGCGCTGCGGCTCATCGAGCGGGACGAGGAGGGTATCAGGCTCGAACTCGGTCCTGGACACGTGATCTCGGGCCGCGTGGTGGGGCGCGAAGGCGCGAGGCCCCTCGCCGATGCGGACGTCGTGGTTCAGTCCGTGCCCGCGGACGACTGCCCCGAGGTGGTGAGGTCAGACGTCGTCGGGTACTTCGCCACGGTCGCTCTTCCTCGGGGACGCTACGCGGCCAGCGCGCGTCTACCCGGATACGTCGCGGGTCAGCCCGTCACTGTGGAGGTTTCCGGCAAACCTTCACCGGCGACGCTGACGCTCGAACGTGCGGCCCGGGTAAGAGGGCGGGTGGTTGATGCAAAGGGTCGTCCCTCCGCGGGAGTCGAGGTGGGGCTCACCTTGGCCGAGTCTCGCTTTCCTCGAGACCGGGTGCCGGTACTTTCAGGGCGTTTGCCTCTGGCCGCCGAGGCGGCGGCGCTCGGGGCGCGGTTTTCGCTTCAGGCCGACGGCCACCGAAGCGCGACCACGGATGCGGGGGGCGCCTTCA
Proteins encoded in this window:
- a CDS encoding quinone oxidoreductase; translated protein: MSRAVRVYEFGGPEVLRVEEVTVPPPAGHEVRVRHTAVGLNFIDVYYRTGQYVPPGLPFVPGLEAAGVVEAVGEGVTGFAVGDRIAYAGGPLGAYADVRLLPAERAIKIPPEIADDTAAAMMLKGMTAQYLLRQTYRVQPGDFVLFHAAAGGVGLIACQWAKHLGATVIGTVGSAVKADVARAHGCDHVIDYTQENFVARVAEVTGGKKVSVVYDGVGRSTFEGSLDCLRPRGMMVLFGQSSGKVPPVDLGVIAAKGSLFVTRPSLFAYTSTRAELEACAGELIEVVRQGAVTIPVGARRALSDVAAAHEALEARLTTGATVLTP
- a CDS encoding FKBP-type peptidyl-prolyl cis-trans isomerase; amino-acid sequence: MNARALRGLCPVPALVLLGCVGTGPNLEGLGHSPQAERAKALDPAFATPPPDAERFASGVAKTTLRPGTGTLMPDPGSLVRVEFEGFRANGTLFDSSKRKGKPQIFELSETVRGLSEALTHMVEGEVARFWIPGHLAYGDKPEDPRLPAGPLVFELELLKIVRR
- a CDS encoding MFS transporter, translated to MTASGAKPLEPQARPARAPETLREPTPPTPKALPVRRVTIPAAVAPVLQIPDLDARIWLLAAVRFIVTAGFAVVMPFLAMHLAVDRGVSVLRIGGLWALSSAGCAAMQWLAGHLADKLGRRPVLVWGMVVRSVNLAVLGYAIGQQASFAVIGVLAVLNGALRGFYDPVAWAVVASLSSREERVAAFSFHRVGSSLGWVAGPLVATLAADAEFSTLFYVCAPFTLLAPAIAFLIPETRPEAPRQTPKLFEVLSSGGDPVFLRFLMASLAYFMLQTQMYHMMSVFAAKYVGLGRAQVGTLFTLNAIFVVLLQMPTVRLIRRWGTAKALVIGSVGYMVAFAACGLAWNYLSLLACVGLITLCEILTAPAQQARVTALAPPDKVARYTGVFGLFQGAAQTLGPVLGVFLLETISPRGAWFVLASLGLVAALLYRTAAAPSRGR
- a CDS encoding Mov34/MPN/PAD-1 family protein; this encodes MSKHPTITPEALALLYAHARRDYPKECCGIVFGPKDSDLATRAQACRNIQDELHAEDPAQFPRDARTAYNFDAGDIFKLQKSLRGDEPAKIIYHSHANVGAYFSDTDQAAARMGDEPAYPVEYLVIDAQAHGVEGAVQFAWDAEAKSYVEVKRYG
- a CDS encoding cysteine synthase family protein, whose amino-acid sequence is MSTATAVSQPALHDDDYASEPEPVARARARVADDITKLIGRTPLVRLSAFDAPFPGVEIWAKCEFMNPGGSVKDRAAGQMIRDAFAAGRLTPDRSLIDASSGNTGIAYSLIGAALGFEVTLVLPGNVSWARKKITQAYGTQLVFSSELEGSDGAIRLCRKLVEDTPGRYFYPDQYANESNPRGHQLTTAQEIWEQTEGRVTHFVAGIGTSGTIMGTGRGLRAHNPAVEIWAVEPDDALHGLEGLKHMASSIVPGIYHPDELTGVLPMPTDEAWDVSERLGAEAGILAGHSSGAALAGAVRLAQALARKGQPGVIVTVFPDRADRYFEAPVEPRERNR
- a CDS encoding MoaD/ThiS family protein, translated to MPTVRIPTPLRKLTNGLEEVQAGGANIGEVLSNLETQYPGIKERICDDQGKVRRFVNIFANDEDIRFMQNLETPVNDADEISIVPAIAGGC
- the thrC gene encoding threonine synthase; this encodes MTVASVQNQSEASFVKSMKCRECGNEYPKQPVHVCEYCFGPLEIAYDYEAIGRALTRKTIESRAPSMWRYAELLPIDGPPTVGAQTGMTPLVKANRLAAWLGVKELWLKNDSVSYPTLSFKDRVVSVAISKAREFGIKVVACASTGNLANATASQAASVGMPAVILIPHDLEPAKVLATSVYGARVVGVSGTYDDVNRLCSEIAGKYGWGFVNVNLRPFYAEGSKAFGYEIAEQLGWKLPAHVVVPMAGGSLITKIDKSFKEFTKLGLVEARGSTKIHGAQAAGCGPIASMVVEDRDFVKPVKTPQTIAKSLAIGNPADGIYARQTMLGSGGFAALPNDDDICDAILALAEHEGIFTETAGGVTLGAAKKLVEQGRIGADDGPVVICITGQGLKTQDPLVERVRKPSLIGPKLTDFDQLVGSGTFTGYLS
- a CDS encoding HesA/MoeB/ThiF family protein codes for the protein MSASGPRIATSMPSGQVLIVGAGGLGCGAVLALAAAGIETLTVLDDDVVDESNLHRQVLHRDEFVGRPKVESLTATLARRFPATKVRGLETRLTVDNALSLFTAHQVILDGSDNLETKFLVNDAAVLAGRPLVHGAAVGTMGQLVTVPAGGRPCYRCLFEDLPPQGAEAVSCNEAGVLGPVPGVIGALQAHEAIRLLCGKTPAFSGRLVRYDSPAMTMRSITFRPNPTCGVCGEAPPVPITQLDAGAYGPSACRSETHRED
- the cysK gene encoding cysteine synthase A encodes the protein MPVVKNMLSLIGGTPLVRLRNLPRPGSADLFAKCEHFNPGGSVKDRVALSMIETAEREGRLIPGQSVIVEPTSGNTGVGLALVSAVKGYRLILTMPDNMSLERRMLLKAYGAELYLTPAAEIMKGAVQKATELCQENPGFVMLQQFKNPANPAAHRRTTGPEILAQLEAFDGRRPDAFVAGVGTGGTITGVGQALRHVNPAVALIAVEPERSAVLSGGTPGEHRLDGIGAGFVPDILDRALLSEIRTVSEHDAQRTKLDLARREGLLVGVSAGAAVKVALDVAAALGPGKTVVTVLCDTGERYFSTDEAFARQYPDLAPHEPRTP
- a CDS encoding CoA-binding protein, with product MPTVVIVGASSDPNKFGHRAVRAYAKKGWTVIPINPHETTIAGLAVRPRLEDVTGPVDRVSFYVPPHVGLGLLPAVRALAPREFWVNPGAESDALIAEAERLGLDPINACSIVDIGERP
- a CDS encoding DUF721 domain-containing protein is translated as MTKRGPRRPHMPAPQSFADLLPEVVQRMGGAGRGVEQRVFMAYDKAAGPLLARQSRPERLKDGTLIVRLESSALAQELSLLKRTLMERMSVELGETLVRDVRTRVGPLEE
- a CDS encoding Rid family detoxifying hydrolase produces the protein MAHTKVSTTAAPAAIGPYVQAKVARGQRFVFCSGQIPLDPATGAFVGDGDVVVQTHRVMKNLEAVLAAAGVSWAEVVKTTIFLVDMGDFAAVNEVYASYVGAEPPARATVAVAALPKGARVEIEALAVAD
- a CDS encoding carboxypeptidase regulatory-like domain-containing protein, which gives rise to MGANPRCLSYLLFVAVGTSVSLGACRRAPPTDAASPAEAGTARLSGRVSAEGLDARLRVTVQLRRGDEVEPPVAEATRVGPGPFAFPDLPPGDYVLSASAEGRAGAVVPLSLRAGERVGAVLVLRPAVTLEGVVVDRRGRPVPGALVLLWRGAAAGHGSQETVTDEAGRFSVPGLAPGTVSLLIQAPGIGSVMWEALALPSRALSVQLEGQGLTLAGRLVSPAGAAEPFGQVVVRLGGAGARHVRSARPDAEGRFAFHGLGPGDYVLRAGGLSTASAPRALRLIERDEEGIRLELGPGHVISGRVVGREGARPLADADVVVQSVPADDCPEVVRSDVVGYFATVALPRGRYAASARLPGYVAGQPVTVEVSGKPSPATLTLERAARVRGRVVDAKGRPSAGVEVGLTLAESRFPRDRVPVLSGRLPLAAEAAALGARFSLQADGHRSATTDAGGAFTLGDLRPGRYGLLARAAAGEQADAPRREVAAGADVDFGVLTLSSAPPREPPAAPSAPTIVPLGRREVEGIVRDPMGRPLADVAVSIRPGDPDALPLASAMSDSAGQFTLRGLPKEPLWLRAQNPSFGLLSSRVPEEATRLSLVFPRPGGVEGELLDDRGRFLSRGRVTLTGPEGLEGPPVLMTGAGFKALGLPPGTWTLKAEVPGFVPSERRVEVPSGASARAPSVTGLRIELRPQIGAQAPRR